The Maridesulfovibrio frigidus DSM 17176 genome has a segment encoding these proteins:
- a CDS encoding ATP-grasp domain-containing protein: protein MFILEKPYVSDLLKKTLADLNAKVLGNETAHEAMQNSPLSLLSELEFINNYNDNPAQPVYSNSENAIDWIDNNLGSSDLPQKIRLFKDKAAFRDLVKDIYPDFFYRTVEFEDLDSINPGELPIPCVIKPSVGFFSLGVHMVESIQGWHDAVSKIKNEVEDIKTMYPAKVLELDTFIIEQCIEGEEFAVDVYFDGEGKPVILNILGHLFASSDDVSDRVYITSTEIIQKWHSKFEALLTEIGKRAGLKNFPMHIEIRGDEKDNLGVIEVNPMRFAGWCVTDLAYFAYGINPYKYFMEGLTSDWDEIFAKNKDKVCAMVIGEIDSSVDRSKIKSVNYEAFNSYFTKPLELRKIDYNEFPVFAFMFAEVEKSNMAELKNVLHADFSEYLVF, encoded by the coding sequence ATGTTCATCCTCGAAAAACCATATGTTTCTGATTTGCTCAAAAAGACTTTAGCAGACCTGAATGCAAAAGTTCTTGGTAATGAGACTGCACACGAAGCTATGCAGAATTCACCGCTTTCTCTTCTTAGTGAGCTGGAATTTATTAATAACTATAATGATAACCCTGCACAGCCGGTCTATTCCAATTCCGAAAACGCAATTGACTGGATCGACAACAACTTAGGCTCCAGCGATTTACCGCAAAAGATTCGCCTATTTAAAGACAAAGCAGCCTTCCGCGATCTCGTAAAAGATATTTACCCAGACTTCTTCTACAGAACGGTAGAATTCGAGGATCTCGATTCCATCAATCCTGGAGAACTACCTATCCCCTGCGTAATTAAACCAAGCGTAGGTTTTTTCAGCCTGGGTGTTCACATGGTCGAATCTATTCAGGGCTGGCATGACGCTGTTTCCAAAATTAAAAATGAAGTTGAAGATATTAAGACCATGTATCCTGCAAAAGTGCTGGAACTTGATACATTCATAATTGAGCAATGCATCGAGGGTGAAGAGTTCGCAGTAGATGTATATTTTGACGGCGAGGGAAAGCCAGTAATCTTGAATATTCTAGGCCATCTGTTCGCATCAAGCGATGACGTAAGTGACAGAGTATACATAACATCCACTGAGATCATTCAAAAATGGCATAGCAAGTTCGAAGCACTGCTAACTGAAATAGGAAAACGTGCCGGACTTAAGAACTTTCCAATGCATATCGAAATCAGGGGAGATGAGAAGGATAATCTTGGCGTAATCGAGGTCAACCCCATGCGCTTTGCTGGATGGTGTGTAACGGATCTTGCCTACTTCGCATATGGAATCAACCCATATAAATATTTCATGGAAGGTCTCACGTCTGATTGGGATGAGATATTTGCGAAGAATAAAGATAAAGTATGCGCCATGGTTATTGGCGAGATTGATTCGTCCGTTGACCGTTCTAAAATAAAAAGCGTGAACTACGAAGCATTCAACTCCTATTTCACTAAACCACTTGAATTACGCAAGATTGATTACAATGAATTCCCTGTGTTCGCATTCATGTTTGCGGAAGTGGAGAAAAGCAATATGGCCGAGCTTAAGAATGTACTGCATGCGGATTTTAGTGAATATTTGGTTTTTTAG
- a CDS encoding anti-phage deoxyguanosine triphosphatase, whose product MPDSKFMERFHKDIDPIRKTEWRSEYSRDLARIIHGAAFRRLQGKTQVMGTGEGDFHRTRLTHSMEVAQIGLGLFEGVEKGSLKEYVSDSLQPYLATAHPVISSACYAHDLGHPPFGHGGEQALHGKMKESGGFEGNAQTVRLLTRLEKYHKGKGINPTRRVLLSVLKYPASFSEYSPKAQRDSHPPKCFYQSELELINWAIEPFSEQDRKLFRSISKGKPRNMTFDASVMECADDIAYCTHDLEDIIAREIVKKDVLLDELSTYFNENGPIEIDGKKLNIDSFTPLFEDSYARKKSIGEIVNVLITSIYLKDHEEFEHPLLRYRLAINEKIEPFTDFLKKRITYGLVVSKPAVKMLERKGQRIISSLFDEYQQAPDQLIPNWDVLEGESNSRKICDYIAGMTDTYAEKIYHRMFTPGVGSSKDEL is encoded by the coding sequence ATGCCGGATTCTAAATTCATGGAACGCTTTCATAAAGATATTGACCCCATTCGCAAAACAGAATGGAGATCAGAATATAGCCGAGACCTTGCGCGCATAATACATGGCGCAGCCTTCAGGCGTCTTCAAGGCAAAACACAAGTAATGGGCACGGGTGAAGGTGATTTTCACAGAACCAGGCTGACTCATTCCATGGAAGTAGCCCAAATAGGACTAGGGTTATTTGAAGGCGTAGAAAAAGGTAGTTTGAAGGAATATGTTTCCGACAGTTTACAACCATACTTAGCTACAGCGCACCCCGTTATTTCTTCTGCATGTTATGCTCATGATCTTGGCCACCCTCCTTTTGGGCATGGCGGCGAACAAGCGTTGCATGGAAAGATGAAAGAGAGTGGCGGGTTCGAAGGGAACGCGCAAACTGTAAGACTTTTAACCAGACTCGAGAAATATCATAAAGGCAAGGGTATTAATCCCACAAGACGGGTTCTGCTTTCCGTGCTGAAATACCCAGCCAGTTTTTCAGAATACTCACCCAAAGCTCAGCGCGACAGCCATCCTCCAAAATGCTTTTATCAGAGCGAGCTGGAACTTATAAACTGGGCAATAGAACCATTTTCAGAACAAGATAGAAAACTTTTTCGCTCAATATCAAAAGGCAAGCCGCGCAACATGACTTTTGATGCATCTGTAATGGAATGCGCTGATGACATAGCCTATTGCACGCATGACTTAGAGGATATTATAGCAAGAGAAATCGTCAAAAAAGACGTCTTACTTGATGAACTTAGCACCTATTTTAACGAAAACGGACCAATTGAAATTGATGGTAAAAAGCTGAATATAGACAGCTTTACCCCGCTATTCGAAGATAGCTATGCGCGCAAAAAAAGTATCGGAGAAATTGTTAACGTCCTGATCACATCCATTTATTTGAAAGATCATGAAGAATTCGAACATCCATTATTGCGCTACAGGCTAGCTATAAATGAAAAGATAGAGCCTTTTACCGATTTCCTGAAAAAAAGGATCACTTACGGCCTGGTAGTATCGAAACCTGCAGTCAAAATGCTTGAACGCAAAGGCCAACGCATCATCTCCTCTCTTTTTGATGAATATCAGCAAGCTCCTGACCAACTCATACCAAATTGGGATGTTCTAGAAGGCGAATCCAACAGCCGTAAAATTTGCGACTACATAGCGGGAATGACAGACACATATGCGGAAAAAATATATCACCGCATGTTTACTCCCGGCGTAGGTTCAAGCAAAGATGAATTGTAG
- a CDS encoding FkbM family methyltransferase translates to MTREKILKALENHADTWMQIPSVFRDKSGAPEFEMVLAKSEMKDVGVSSLVFRETKTGGFEYASRAFLHAHLQPNDMFIDVGAHFGLYTLTAALKFPGKIKVLAIEPHPLNVSRLRMWTEFNECSASVTIVECAASDRSGHSLLRLDSSMGHSLLPRTNPVDKRAPIKVAIDTVDNIASKAGFTDYDGRIFLKIDTEGHELQTIKGAIELLKTGRVAAIIWEKGHFHITPEGMKEFVDIMNILRDLGYDSFRFPHEDMGGPLIPYVISHESCNIISLDSSIAPRPNYEKPWGAHCSMSSSMRPKAADEVTKAYTERLIAAKSTDCGRWSRWDHLHSESDIRAGLAGQFVPEHSKVLDAGAGMMLLRDYIPETCIYTPLDIVARSRKCIVADLNQHQYPDQKYDVIMGLFIIEFLHEPEEFLKWAYKSSNKLIFTYYPARPNSERDRRIAGLFNDLGHKEIAEMIELSGWKLLKMTGISAGQICYQCEKKD, encoded by the coding sequence ATGACTCGGGAAAAAATATTAAAAGCTCTTGAAAACCATGCAGACACGTGGATGCAAATTCCAAGTGTGTTCAGAGACAAATCAGGTGCGCCTGAATTTGAAATGGTTCTGGCTAAATCAGAAATGAAAGATGTCGGAGTATCTTCGCTTGTTTTCAGAGAAACCAAAACGGGTGGGTTCGAATATGCATCGCGAGCTTTTTTGCACGCCCACCTTCAACCGAATGATATGTTTATCGATGTCGGCGCACATTTCGGACTCTACACTCTTACCGCTGCCCTAAAATTTCCCGGAAAAATAAAAGTCCTAGCCATTGAGCCGCATCCATTAAATGTTAGCAGACTCCGCATGTGGACAGAGTTTAACGAGTGCTCAGCCAGTGTAACCATAGTAGAATGCGCAGCTTCTGATCGCAGCGGGCACAGCCTGCTCAGGCTTGATTCATCCATGGGACATAGCCTTCTTCCGCGAACAAACCCAGTCGACAAAAGAGCCCCCATCAAAGTAGCTATCGACACTGTGGATAACATTGCATCTAAAGCCGGATTCACTGATTATGATGGCCGAATTTTCCTCAAAATTGATACAGAAGGCCATGAGCTACAAACCATAAAAGGGGCTATCGAACTGCTCAAAACAGGACGTGTAGCAGCCATCATATGGGAAAAAGGACACTTTCATATTACCCCAGAGGGCATGAAAGAATTCGTGGACATTATGAATATCCTACGGGACTTAGGATACGATTCATTCAGATTTCCGCACGAAGATATGGGTGGGCCGCTGATTCCCTACGTTATAAGTCACGAATCGTGTAATATTATAAGTTTGGATTCTTCAATTGCGCCGCGGCCTAACTATGAAAAACCATGGGGAGCACACTGTTCAATGTCCTCATCTATGCGCCCTAAAGCCGCTGATGAGGTGACCAAGGCATATACGGAAAGGCTTATAGCAGCAAAATCTACGGACTGCGGACGCTGGTCCAGATGGGATCACCTGCACAGTGAATCAGATATCCGCGCAGGGCTTGCTGGGCAATTTGTACCTGAACATTCTAAGGTCCTCGACGCGGGAGCAGGCATGATGCTCTTGCGCGATTATATACCCGAAACGTGCATATACACTCCCCTTGATATTGTTGCTCGCAGCAGAAAATGTATAGTTGCCGATCTCAATCAACATCAATACCCTGATCAAAAATATGATGTTATAATGGGGCTGTTTATAATTGAATTCCTTCATGAACCTGAAGAGTTTCTAAAATGGGCATACAAATCATCAAACAAATTAATTTTCACGTACTACCCTGCACGCCCGAACTCTGAAAGAGATCGAAGAATTGCAGGTTTATTTAACGACTTAGGACATAAAGAGATAGCAGAAATGATTGAGCTCTCAGGTTGGAAACTACTAAAGATGACTGGCATATCAGCTGGACAAATTTGCTACCAATGCGAAAAAAAGGATTAA